In Aeromicrobium wangtongii, the DNA window GGCGCGGTCGGGCTTGATCTCGGCGGTCTCGAGCCAGCGCCCGTTGACGTGCCGGAACAGGTCGTCCTGGACGCGGACGGCGGGATCGAACTGGAACATGTCTATGCCGTGGCTCACGCCGACAGGCTACACACGACGACAAGACCGCGTCGGTGCGTCGCGCCGACCGGGCGCCTGCCGGGACCTCGCGGACGGTAACCTCTTCGGGTGACCGAACTGCGCAACGTGGCCGTCATCCTTGCAGGTGGAACCGGGACCAGGGTCGGGCTGTCGATTCCCAAGCAGCTGATCAAGATCGCCGGCAAGACCATCATCGAGCACACGATCGCCGCCTTCGAGGCGTCGCCGTTGATCGACGAGATCGTGATCCTGATGACCCCCGGTCACCTGGACCCGGTGCGCGCGATCGTGCAGAACGGCGGATACGGCAAGGTCACCCAGATCGTCGAGGGCGGTCAGACGCGTAACGAGTCGACCAGCCGGGCGCTGGAGGCACTCGGCACGCAGGAGTGCAACGTCCTGTTCCACGACGCCGTGCGCCCGCTGGTGTCGCAGACCATCATCGACGACGTCGTCGCTGCACTCGGGACGCACCGCGCGGTCGACACGGCGATCCCGTCCGCGGACACCATCGTGCAGGTGCACGACACCCCGGCCGGCGAGACCGAGACGATCGAGGACGTCCTGCAGCGCTCGCTGCTGCGCCGCGGGCAGACCCCGCAGGCCTTCCGGCTCTCGGTCATCCGTGAGGCGTACGAGCTGGCCTGGAAGGATCCCGACTTCACGGCGACGGACGACTGCACGGTCGTGCTGCGCTACCTGCCCGAGGTGCCGATCGCGGTCGTCAAGGGTCACGAGCGCAACATGAAGGTCACCGAGCCGATCGACGTCTACATCGCCGACAAGCTCTTCCAGCTGCACTCCGCGGACACCCCCGACGAGCTGACCGACGACCAGTACCGGGAGGCGCTGGCGGGCAAGACCATGGTCGTGTTCGGCGGTTCGTACGGCATCGGTGGCGACATCGCCGAGCTCGCCCGGGGCTTCGGAGCGGACGTGCACACCTTCTCCCGCTCGTCGACGAACACGCACGTCGACCGCCGCGAGGACATCAAGGCCGCTGCGGCCGCGGTCCTGGAGAAGACCGACCGGATCGACTTCGTGGTCAACACCGCAGGCGTCCTGCCGATCGGTGACCTGGCCGACGCGACCGAGGAGACCATCTTCTCGGCGACCGAGATCAACTACCTGGCGCCGATCTACATCGCGCAGGAGTTCTACCCGCACCTGGCCTCGTCCGCCGGATCGTTGCTGCTGTTCACGTCCTCGTCGTACACCCGCGGGCGCAAGGGCTACTCGCTGTACTCCTCGGCCAAGGCCGCCGTCGTCAACCTGACGCAGGCGCTGGCCGACGAGTGGGCCGGTGAGGTGCGGGTCAACTGCGTGAACCCCGAGCGGACCGGCACCCCGATGCGCACCAAGGCCTTCGGCGAGGAGCCGGAGGGCACCCTGCTGAGCTCGATGGTGGTCGCCCGCCAGTCGCTGGACGTGCTGCTGTCGCACCAGACCGGCCACATCTTCGACATCCGGCGCGAGGACGGGCCGGCGGCGATCGGCGGCGGCAGCTAGCCCTTCATCGCTTGGCGTTGTGACGCAGCGCGGTGCGCAGCTGGACGATCCGCACGACGCCCGGCACGGCCACGACGAGCGCGCCGATGACCGCGGACAGCAGGAGGGCGACGGCCAGCGACACCTGCCCCTCCCAGCCGAGGAACTGGATCGTCACCTTGTTGGAGTTCTGGGCGATGAAGACCAGGAACAGCACCGCGAGCACAGCCGCGGTGATCAGGCCGATCCACAGCTCGCTGGCGCGGGTGCGCTTGACGCGCCCCTTGCGGTCGAGGCCGGCGGTCCGACGCTCATCGGGGGCGGACGGCTCGGGCGGAGCGGTGGGCTCCGCCACGTCACGGGGACGCTCGAGGGGTGAGTCCTCGGGCGGAACGGGGTTGGTCATCGCTCCATCGTGCCAGCATCCGGCGCGGACCGCCCGGCTCGGCGGGCCGTGCGCGGTGGCGCCGATAGGCTCCCGGCTGTGAAGACGTTCATCAACATCATGCTCGGTGTCGTGGTCATCGCCCTGATCGCGGCCGTCTACCTGATGATCAAGACCTCGGGCGGAGACGGCGAGTCCGAGGCGGCACCGGAGCCCGATGCGATCGTCCAGATGTCCACGGGTGGTGTGGTCGACAACATCGAGCGCCGGCTGGAGTCGAGGACGGGACGGGACCTGAAGGTCCGCTGCCCCAAGAAGGTGGACTCCGCGATGGGCACCCGCTTCCGGTGCAGCGTCCGTGAGGCCGGGGGCACCGAGAAGATCGCGCTGGCCACTGTCGTGATCGACGGCCCGGACGGTGACTTCAGCTGGACCTCGTCGTCCGACGAGCTCCGCGCCCCGGCCCCCGCGCCGACGCCGACGGCGTAGCGCGGGGACCGGCGACGGTCAGAGGCAGTTCTGGGCGTAGTACATGCCGACCTTCTGCGCAGCCTTGCTGTAGTCGGAGATGAGATCGCTCATCTTTCCGGCGGTGTCGGCCGTCGGGTTCTTCAGCGTCTCGAAGTAGTCGCGCATGACGGCGACATCGGCCTTGACCTCGGTCGGCGCGGACTGCTCGGCCCGGCCGTAGGCTGCCGCCATCTCGGTCGTCATCTTCTGGATGCCGGACATGCCGGGCGATCCGCCCTTGTCGGTGTCGAGCATGTCCAGGCTTGACTCCTGGATCTCCTTCATGGTCGAGCAGAACGCCGGCGAGGCGCCGCCCGATGCCGGCGGCGCGATCGTCGACGGCACACCGGGCGTCGGGGTCGGGACGGTGGGAGGAGCAGCGTCCTGTTCCTCGTCGTCCTCGTCGTCCTTGTCGGACGTGTACGGCGCCTTGGTGTGGTTGGTGTCGGACGCGGAGATGCTGGGCTGGTCATCATCGTCGCCGAACACCTGGGTGGCGCCGAAGGCGGCGCCACCGATCAGGAGGATCACCGCGGCCACCACGGCCACGACGATTCCCAGCGGCGCACCCGCGCCCTTCCCGTCGCCGTCGGTGGTACCGGGCTGGGCGCTGGTCCCGGCCGGCGGCACCGAGCCGAATGCGGCGGTCTGGGACGTGGCGGGGTAGCTGGGGTACTCGGCGGCCGGCTGCGCGGGGAAGACGGCCGTCGGCTCGGCTGCGGACGCGGCGGGTGCCGCGGCGGGGATCAGGACGGTCGGCTCAGGCGTCGGCGTCGGCGTCGGCGTCGGCTCGGGCGTCGGGGTCGGCTCGTGCGTCGGCTCGGGCGTCGGAGTCGGCTCGGGCGTCGGTTCGGGCGTCGGAGTCGGAGTCGGCTCGGGCGTCGGTTCGGGCGTCGGAGTCGGAGTCGGCTCGGGCGTCGGTTCGGGCGTCGGTGTCGGGGTCGGTTCCGGAGTCGGTTCGGGCGTCGGCTCGGGAGTGATCACCGCGGTCGGCTCCTCCACCGGCGGCTGCTGGACCGGGACGGGGGCGGCCACCGGGGCGGCCGGGGGAGCAGGAACAGCCGGGGCTGCCGGGGCTGCCGGGGCTGCGAGGCTTGCAGCCTGCGCGGCACGCGCGGCAAGGGCCGCGTTCACGGTCGGATCTCCGCGCTCTCCCAACCACTGCAGCAGTCCGTCGTAGGCCGACGGGTTGAAGACGATGGCCGGCCACGTGCTGCGGTCGGCCTGCGCCAGCTCCGCCAGGCGTGCCGGCGTCGTGGCCGGGTCCTGCGCCTCGCGGATGAGATCTGCTGATGACATGTGTGTTCCTTCCCCTGGGAGCGCCGTCACCTGACGAGCTGGTCGCAGAATATCTGTCTCCTACGCAGCGCGCGCGTCAACCCCGTCAGGCGTCACAGGCCGATGTGCCCGTTCCCACCAGGCGCAGCCGATCATCACGGCCGCCGCGAGTGCCCACCCGGCCAGGATGTCGATGACATAGTGCTCGGCGTAGTAGATCAGCGCCGTGCCCATCAGGAGTGGATACAGCAGCAGGAGCCAGCGCCACGCACTGCGCAGGCGCACCAGGCCGTACAGCGCGATCAACATCGCGAGGCCTCCGTGCAGCGACGGCATCGCGGCCACCGGGTTGCCGACCTTGGCCAGGACGACGTGGAAGCCACCCAGCCCCAGGTCGTCCCAGCCCCGCCCGGTCAGCCGGGGGAGCCGTTCGGCGATGTAGCCCTCCTTGGCGGCCAGCCACGGGGGCGCCATCGGGTAGAGGACGTAGATCACGAGGGCGGCGAAGTTGATCACGATGTACCGGCGCATCCACGGCACCCATGCGGCCCGGTCCCGCAGCCACAGCACGACGGCCAGGGTCAGACCGGCCACGAAGTGGGTGAAGTAGACGGTCGTGAGGATCTCGTCGTACCAGCGCGGCGGCGTGCTGCCAGTGCACGGCGACGCGCACAGGGCGTCCTGCAGGCGGGCGGTCGGCAGCTCGCCGCCGCCGATCCACGTGTCGAACCGGATCGGCATCGTCCAGTGCACCGGCATCGGCAGGAGCTCGTCGGACAGGCCGCGGCTGTACAGGTAGAGCACCAGCAGCGCGAAGGCCGGCCACCAGTCGCGCGGGAAGGCCAGGTGGGCCCGCCAGGGAGCACGGATGTTGAACGCGATGGTGGCCAGCCACAGCCAGGCGAACAGCTGGAAGGGATCGGTCGGCACACCGATCAGCACGATGTTCGCCGCAAGCGCCACCGCCAGGACCGTCAGCGCCGGTGCGCGCCAGGCCCACGGTGTCGTGGTCCGTGTCTCGACCTCGGTGCTCATGGGCACTCCGGGAACGGCGCGAGGCGCCGTTGCTGGGTCCGCTCCAGCCAGATCGTCCGCCCGCAGACGTCCGCCACCTTGCGGTAGTGGCGTTCCAGGACGGTCTGCGCCGTGGTGGGATCGACGCCCCACGAGCGGATGCCGGACCAGTCGACGAACCACGTCGGCCGGTCGGGACCGGACAGCACGCCGGACATGACGCGCAGATCGGAGTCGCGGGTGCGCACAGGCAGGCTCCACAGGTACGGGTAGGGGCTGGTCATGTCGGCATTGGTCAGCACATTGGGCTGGCCGTAGGCGACGACGGCCGTGTCGGAGGGGTCACCTGATTGTCTCAGCCAGTGCCCGACCGTCTCGGCCAAGGCTCCGTCCTCGGGTGGGGAGACCACGGTCCACAGGACGTTCCCGCAGGTCATGATCACCGTGAAGGCGGCGACGGCCACGCGGACCCGCGGACGGACCATGTCGACCAGCAGCCCCGCCGCGAGGGCGGAGGCCGGCACCAGCTGGAACAGGTAGTGCGCCCAGTAGCTGCCGCCCAGGAGGGCCGCACCGCAGACGAAGGCGATGACCGCCAGCGTCGCCAGCAGGACGGGGTCTCGGCCGCGCAGCCCGTGCCAAGCGGTCAGCGCGGCGATGATCGCCAGGCCGCCGGCCAGCCACGTGCCGATCAGGAGCAGCAGCCGGTCGGTCGTCGCGCTCGACGCCGAACGCCGGATGACTTCTCCGGCCTCGGCCCGGAACGTCACCAGGGCGTCGAACAGGTCGGGGACGGAGGTCCCGCGGGTCGCGGCCGCGGCCAGGGCCAGGCCGATCGTCACGACGAAGGCGACTGCCGCGAGCGCGACGACGGCGGCTGCCTGCCGGCGTCGCCGGGGCTGCTGCCAGGCGATCGCGGCCGCGAGCACGAGGGCGAAGACCGCGCCGTCGATGATCGTCTGCTTGATGAGCACCGAGCAGGCGGCCATCACCCCGGCGCCGAGGGCCGCCGGCCACCAGCGGCGATCGGGCCTCAGCAGCGCCTGCGCGGCCAGGGCCAGGCCCCAGGCGACGAACGCCGAGGCGAGCATCTCCCCATTGGTCCGGGGCACCCCGAACCAGTGCGCGGTGCTGAACAGGGCTGCGGCCGCGGCGGCCCACCGGGCGGCACGGTCGCCGGCGGCCAGATGTGCCGTGCGCGCGACTCCCAGCACCATCAGGATGCACGCCGCGAGTCCCACCAGCCGCAGGGCCAGGAGCGACCCGGACAGCTCCATGATCCAGATCAGCAGCGGCGGCCGGTCGACCCAGAACGCCCCGTACAGCGAGGTGCCGTGGTCCCACCCGGCACCGACGAGCAGGAAGCCGGCCTCGTCCCGTCCGGCGGGCTGGCCCAGGTACAGCAGGCGGACGCCGACCATGACGACGATGACGGCCCCCAGGAACACCGGGAGGGACGTGGTGGGGCGCCGCACGCGCAGGTCGGCCACGGTCTCAGGGACCGGTGGCGCCGGCCAGGCGTCGCGCAGCCCACTCGCGGTCCCGCAGCGCCATGGCGTCCTCGCAGGCCGCGATGAAGCGGGCCGTCGCCACGCCGGGCGTCGGGTCGCCGAGGTAGTGCTCGACCAGCGCGGTCCGGGCGGCAGCCGTCGGATCGGTCGTGAGGTGCTCGGCGACCAGCGCGGCGAAGTCGTCGTGCGGCGCGACCAGCGGCAGGACGTCCATCAGTGCGCTGGGGGGATACGGGACCGTCGGGGTCGTCACGAGCATGGGCTTGCCGGTGGGCAGCCAGTTCAGGGTCACGGCGGAGACGTCCGTGACGAGCAGGTCGGCATCGGCGAAGGACTGCTCGAGCGGGACGTCGGTGTCCACGCGATCGGCGAGCTCACGCACCGCGGCGTCGGCGGCGGCGTACGAGGGCCGGATGACGCCGTTGAGCGGGTGCGGGCGGTAGACCACGCGGTAGGTGCCCGACAGGGCGCGGACCAGGGTGGCGCCGTGCGTCTCGAGCGAGCCGTACGACACCGAGGGCTGTGAGGCCTCCCAGGTCGGGGCGTACAGCACCGTCGGACGTCCGTCCGGGTCCGGCGACGGCTTGACGGGCGCGGCGCCGTCGAGCTGCGGCTGGCCGATCAGGACGCTGTGCGCGGGCGCGTCGTACAGCATCACCGCGGTGGCGGTGCGCTCCAGCGCGGCCTGCCCGGCGAGGAAGCAGAAGTCGTAGGCCTTGATCTGGTTCGAGACCGAGACGCCCTTGTCGCTGTCGCCGTGGCCCAGGTAGACGTGCACGAGCGAGGTGAACCGCAGGCTCTCGAAGTTGATCGGGTCGTGGTTGACGTACAGGGCGAGCTTGACGTCGGACATCGACAGGATCTCGTCGAGCTGGCCGTACCGCGCGAGGGTGACGCAGTCCAGGCCGGTCTCGTCCCGCACGACCCGTGCGGTGCGCGAGTCCTTGAAGACGCACACGACCGGGTGGACGCGGTCGAGTGCGGTCAGCGCGTGGAACCACGGCCGCAGCTGGTAGACGCTGTCCAGGGTGGTCGGGAAGTACAGCATGATCTGCTGCTCGAAGCCGCGACCCAGCCGGGACTCGTCGGTGAGCTTGTCCGGCATCCCGGCCGGCAGGAAGCGGGAACGGCGCAGCCGCCCGATGGCCCACACCCGCAGGCGCTGGACCAGTCCGACACGTGGCCCGGTTCCGGAGCTCCTAGATGCCATGGTCGTCCAGCGCGGCGCCGTCGGTGAAGTGTGGTGCGAGCTTGTTGTCGAACATGCTGAGCGCCGAGCCGATCGCCATGTGCATGTCGAGGTACTGGTAGGTGCCGAGCCGGCCGCCGAACAGGACGTCCTTCTCGTTCTTGGCCAGCTCGCGGTAGGCCAGCAGGCGCCGCCGGTCCTCGGGGGTGTTGATGGGGTAGTACGGCTCGTCGCCGGCGCCCGCCGCCCGGCTGAACTCGCGCATGATGACGGTCTTGTCGGTGCGGTAGTCGCGCTCGGGGTGGAAGTGGCGGAACTCGTGGATGCGGGTGTACGGGATGTCGGTGTCCGCGTAGTTCATGACCGGGGTGCCCTGGAAGTCGGCGACCGGCAGGACCTCGGTCTCGAAGTCCAGGGTGCGCCACGACAGGTCTCCGTGCGCCGAGGCGAAGTAGCGGTCGACCGGACCGGTGTACACGATCGGCAGCCGGCCGACGGTCGCGGCCTGGTTGAACGGCTGGGACTCGTCGAAGAAGTCCGCGCCCAGGGTGACGGTGATGTTCGGGTGATCGGCCATCCGCTCGATCCACGCGGTGTAGCCGTCGACCGGCAGTCCCTCGTAGGTGTCGGAGAAGTAGCGGTTGTCGTAGGTGTAGCGGACCGGCAGGCGGCTGATGATGTCGGCGCCGAGCTCGCGCGGGTCGGTCTGCCACTGCTTGGCGGTGTAGCCCCGGATGAATGCCTCGTAGAGGGGCCGGCCGATCAGGGAGATCGCCTTCTCCTCCAGGTTCGCCGGCTCACCGGTCAGCTGCGCGGCCTGCTCCGCGACCCACGCGCGGGCCTGGTCGGGGGTGTACGCGGCGCGCTGGAACTGGTTGATCGTGCCCAGGTTGATCGGCATCGAGAAGACCTCGCCGCGGTACGTCGTGTAGACGCGGTGCTGGTACGACGTGAAGTCCGTGAACCGGTTGACGTACTCCCACACCCGCTGGTTGGAGGTGTGGAACAGGTGCGCGCCGTAGCGGTGGACCTCGATGCCCGTCTCGGGGTCGATCTCGGTGTAGGCATTGCCGCCGATGTGGTCGCGGCGGTCGATGACCTGCACCTTCAGGCCGAGCTCACGGGCGCACCGGTCGGCGATCGTCAGCCCGAAGAACCCCGAGCCGACGATGAGCAGGTCAGCGGTCATGGTTGCCGCCCCGGGAGGAGGCCGGGCCGGCTGGCACCTCGGCCGGGTCCATCGGCCGCCAGGAGGTGTCGCGCCACAGCGCCCGGTTGGCACGGAAGCCGCGGGCCAGGTCGCCGACCCCCTTCACGGTGTGCTGGACGACCACGAGGCGAAAGACCTCCTTGGCGAGCGTGAGCGCCGTGCCGAGCCCGAAGCCGAGGCGGTTGAGCTTGCCGTACTGCGCGAAGTACTTGCCCACGTAGGCACGGTTGCGGATGACGTGGAAGCGGAACAGTGCGCTGCCGTCGTTGAGGTGGCGGATGCCGAGGTTGACCTGCTTCTGCTCGCGCTTGCGCTTGAGCACGAAGGCGTCGACGTAGACGACGTCGGTGTGCTGCGCGGCGAGCCAGGCGTAGGTGGCGTCGTCCCAGGAGATGAAGAACCGCGGATCGGGCAGGCCGATCGTGCGGACGACATCAGCGTGGATCAGCATCCCCTCGAACGTCCCGGAGTTGGTGATCGCATAGCCCTCGCGGCCGAACTGCTTGCCGCTGTAGGGCAGCGGCACGCCGAGGAACTCGTTGAACTTGGCCTGCCAGTAGAACGGCGAGCCGTCGAAGTCGTAGCGCCGGCCGTGGATGACCTTGAAGCGCTCCATCCACGGCGCGAACCGGGCGATCGCGTCGGGGAGGATCTCCACGTCGTCGTCCATCAGCCACACCCAGTCGGCACCCTGCTCGAGGGCCACCTTCGTGCCCTCGCTGAAGCCGCCCGAGCCGCCGGTGTTGGTGTCCAGCCGGTGGTTGACCAGCACGCCCTCGGGGAACCGGGAGGCGGCAGCGGCGATGACGTCCTGGGTGTCGTCGGTGCTCGCGTTGTCGACCACGATGATGCGGTACGGCGGCGTGTCCATCGCTGCGGCGCTCGCGAGGAGCTCTGCGAGGAAGGTCGATCGGTTGTACGTCACGATCGCGATGGCGATCTTTCCAGCAGCCGAATTCACGCGGTCAGCCTACCGGCACCGCTCCGGCCGCCCGGGACGCGGCGTTCAGAGGGCGGAGGCGTCGTCGGTGACGGGGGACTCGCTGGTCGGGGTGCCGTCGCGGTAGGCCGCACGGTCGGCCTCCGAGCGGGCGATCATCGCATCGATCGCCGCCTGGAAGAACTCCAGCGAACGGTGCGCCGGCGGGCCCAGGAGGTACGTGGCCAGCTCGGCCCGCGCCTCGGCGTGCCGATCGGGCGAGGTGCGGGTCACGACGTCGATGAAGTCCTGGATGCCGCTGCCGTCGCGACCGATCATGGTGCCGGCGGCGGTGGACGGGTACTGCGCGTGGAACGACTCGTCGTCCAGATCGGCGTGGTTGAACACCGCATAGGGCTTCTCGCTGGCCAGGAAGTCGCTGACGACGCTGGAGATGTCGGTGACCAGCGCGGTCGCCCGGTTGAACCACTCGTTGATCGAGCCGCCCTTGACGACCTTGTGGTCGATGCCCGTGCGCGCCGCGGCGTCGTTGATCAGGCCGGCGATGCGGGCCAGGACGAAGCGGTACTTCGCATCGCGCTGCCCCGTGAACGGATGCGCCTTGAAGACCACCCGCACCGGGGGATCGGCGGCCAGCAGCGCCTCCACGACCTTGACGCCGACGGCCGAGACCGAGGAGTACTCCTGCTCGTGGTTGACGCCCTCCCACGTCGGTGCGTAGAGGACGGTCGGGACCGGGTCGTCGCCGAGGGCCGGCTCGCGGGAGATCGCGTGCACCTGCGGACGTCCGACGAAGCGGTACTGGTCCTCGTGGATGCCCAGCCCCGAGCGGCGGTAGCGGTCGGCTCCGGCCTCGCCGGCGACCCACAGCTCGTCGTAGGCGCGGGAGAACGGATTGTTCGAGGCGCTCTTGTCGCTGTCGCCGTGCCCGATGAACGCGCTCATGAGGGTCGGCAGGCGCAGGAGGTGGATGTTGTTGCCCGTGTTGGAGGGGTACAGCGCGATCTTCGCCGCGCGGAAGTCCAGCATCAGGAGCTCGCCGGGATCGCGCAGCTCCAGGGAGGGGATGGAGGTCTGCGCCATCTTGGAGAACAACGGGGGGTCGCGCAGGACGATGAACACCCGACGGTCCAGCGACTCGAGGGCCTCCAGCCAGGTGTTGATCTGGTAGGCCGCCGTGTCGGGACCGCTGAGGTGCACGATGACCTCCGGGCGGTACTCGTCCAGGAAGTCCTGCACCTGCCGCAGGGGACCGGTGAAGCCCGTTGCGCGCTTCTGCTGACGCATGCGCCACGAGGCGAGCATGTCGGGGACGGACGCCCGCACCAGCAGGCCGTGAGCGATCGCGCCCAGGAGCACCACCAGCCACCACGGCGCGCCGAGCAGCGCCGGCGCCAGCGCGAGCAGCTGGCTGGCCACGACCTCGACGGCGCGACGCGGCGGTGCGTCGTCGATGCGCGGGGAGCCGGGCACGTTGCGGGTGCGCATCGGCTTGAGCGGGCCGATCTCGCGGTACGTGTCGTGCAGTGCGCGGGCGCACAGCAGGACGACCTCGACGACGCCGACCGCCACCAGGGCACGCCACGCGTGGACGGAGTCGATCCAGTCGATCGTGACCAGGCCGACGACGAGCCGCAGCGCGAAGCGCATGGGGATGCCGAACGATCCCTGGGTCAGCAGCATCGTCGCTGCCGAGCGGTGGCGCTCGAAGAACGCCTCGCCGACGACTGACACGAGCAGCAGGACCAGCGCTGCGATCTGCAGGCCGAGGACGGCGCAGACGATGGACAACAGGAGCCCACCGACGGCCGCGGCGAAGGCCGCGAGGCCCTGCGATCCGCCCAGTCGGGTGAGCGCGGCCTGGACGGCACGAGCGGGCGAGAGCATGGCGTCGAAATTATCACGGTCGACGCGACACGATCCTGGGGTAACGTCGTGCCGTGCTCCGCCCTCGGAGGCTCTCGTTGCCGGCCTCGATCGCCCATCCGGTGCGTCTGCTCCCGTTGACGTTCCTGACCCTGATCTTCTTCGGCACGCTGCTTCTCCTGCTGCCGTTCGCGCGCTCGGGCCAGCACTCGCCGGAGTTCCTGCCGGCCTTCTTCACCTCGACGTCGGCCGTCACGGTGACCGGCCTGGCGACGGTCGACACCGCGTCGTACTGGTCACCGGCCGGGCAGGCGATCATCCTGGCCCTGGTCGAGATCGGTGGTCTGGGCATCATCGCGCTCGCGACGGTCCTGGGCCTGTTCATCGGCGGACGGCTCGGGCTGCGGACCCGGCTGGTCGCCCAGGCCGACATGCACGTGGTGAACATCGGTGAGGTGCGCCCGCTGTTTCGGCGCGTCGCGATGACCATGGTGTTCTTCCAGGCGGTGACGGCGGTTGTCCTGACGCTGCGCTACCGCAGCGCCTACTTCGGCGACTGGCCCACCGCGGTGTGGCACGGGGTGTTCGACGCCGTGATGGCCTTCAACAACGCCGGGTTCTCCCTCAACAACGACAGCATCGTGCGCTATGCCGGTGACGGGCTGATCATCATCCCCATCGCCGTAGCCGTGTTCTTTGGAGCCGTGGGCTTCCCGGTGCTGGCCGAGCTGTTCAGCGGCTGGCGCACACCGGCCCGGTGGACGATCCACACGCGCCTCACCGTGTGGGGATCGATCGGCCTGCTGATCTTCGGTGCCGTCGCCTTCATGCTGCTGGAGTGGAACAACCCCGCGACCTTGGGTGGCGAAGGCCTCTGGCACAAGATCGTCACCGGGATCGAGGGCGGCATCATGCCGCGGTCCGGCGGGCTCAACAGCTTCGACTGGGACATGGTCCGCCCCGAGACCCTCAACATGGGCATCATCTTGATGTTCATCGGCGGCGGCAGCGCCAGCACGGCCGGCGGCATCAAGATCACGACGTTCCTCCTGCTGGCCTACGTCATCTGGGCCGAGCTGCGCGGCGATCCGGAGATCA includes these proteins:
- a CDS encoding CDP-glycerol glycerophosphotransferase family protein, coding for MLSPARAVQAALTRLGGSQGLAAFAAAVGGLLLSIVCAVLGLQIAALVLLLVSVVGEAFFERHRSAATMLLTQGSFGIPMRFALRLVVGLVTIDWIDSVHAWRALVAVGVVEVVLLCARALHDTYREIGPLKPMRTRNVPGSPRIDDAPPRRAVEVVASQLLALAPALLGAPWWLVVLLGAIAHGLLVRASVPDMLASWRMRQQKRATGFTGPLRQVQDFLDEYRPEVIVHLSGPDTAAYQINTWLEALESLDRRVFIVLRDPPLFSKMAQTSIPSLELRDPGELLMLDFRAAKIALYPSNTGNNIHLLRLPTLMSAFIGHGDSDKSASNNPFSRAYDELWVAGEAGADRYRRSGLGIHEDQYRFVGRPQVHAISREPALGDDPVPTVLYAPTWEGVNHEQEYSSVSAVGVKVVEALLAADPPVRVVFKAHPFTGQRDAKYRFVLARIAGLINDAAARTGIDHKVVKGGSINEWFNRATALVTDISSVVSDFLASEKPYAVFNHADLDDESFHAQYPSTAAGTMIGRDGSGIQDFIDVVTRTSPDRHAEARAELATYLLGPPAHRSLEFFQAAIDAMIARSEADRAAYRDGTPTSESPVTDDASAL
- a CDS encoding TrkH family potassium uptake protein, with protein sequence MLRPRRLSLPASIAHPVRLLPLTFLTLIFFGTLLLLLPFARSGQHSPEFLPAFFTSTSAVTVTGLATVDTASYWSPAGQAIILALVEIGGLGIIALATVLGLFIGGRLGLRTRLVAQADMHVVNIGEVRPLFRRVAMTMVFFQAVTAVVLTLRYRSAYFGDWPTAVWHGVFDAVMAFNNAGFSLNNDSIVRYAGDGLIIIPIAVAVFFGAVGFPVLAELFSGWRTPARWTIHTRLTVWGSIGLLIFGAVAFMLLEWNNPATLGGEGLWHKIVTGIEGGIMPRSGGLNSFDWDMVRPETLNMGIILMFIGGGSASTAGGIKITTFLLLAYVIWAELRGDPEITIGARSVAPRVARTAITIALLAVMLVTSTTFLLMLMTDYGFDVALFECTSAFATVGLSTGITPDLPPDAQCVIIVLMFLGRVGTIAAAGALVLRRRMPRYHLPEEQPIIG